The Gemmatimonas sp. genomic interval GGGCTCCTCCACGATCAGCGCTCCGTACAAGCCCGTCGAGAGTTCGCTGCCGGCTTCGTCGTGCGTGTGGTAGATGAACGTGCCGGCCCGGGCGGCCGTCAGTCGCACGACGAATGAGTCACCCGGTGCGATGGGCGGCCGCACGCTGCGACCGGCACCGCTCCAGCCGCCCACGCCATCGAACCAGCTCTCGATTTCCATGCCATGCCAGTGCACCGCGAGCGGCGACGAGAGGCCATTCACCACCGTGATCGCCGTTGGCTCTCCACGATGCAGCACGAGCGTGGAGCCGGGGAACTGCATCGAATCGCGCGCCGGCGCCACGCCGCCGCGCTGCCACACGAACGAATGCCCCGGCGACGAGCCAAATACATTCGCCCGCTGTGTCGCGACCACGCGGAGCGACCGCACCGCCGGCGCACCAGGATTACGGCCCGAGGCCAATGCGAGCGCTCGCGCGGCCGTCGCGCCAGCGCGCGGGGTCACCTGCACGCCCATCACTAAACCCGCCATGTTCTCTTCGGGGTGATGCACCGACGACGCCGTGTGCGCGGAGCCAGCCGAACCGCCACGCAGCGGGATGCGCGGCGCGATACTCTGTACCAACGCCATGTGCCGCACGAGATGACAATGGAACAGCCAGTTGCCCGGACGTTCTGGCACCCACGTCATCGCCATCGTGCCGTTGAGCGGGAGTAATTCCGTCACCACGCGACGTTGTTGCCCTTCGGCATACAGCGTGTCGAGTCGGCCGTCGCCGCGCGCCGTGACCGTGAAGTAGAAGCCGTGCAGATGCAGCGGATGCGCGGCAGCGTTGGCGTTGATGATGCGCCAACGCACAGTGTCACCCACGACGTAACCAAGCCGCTCCGTGTGAGGCCAGCTCGCGCCGTTGATCATCATCCTGAACGCGGGATCGTGATGGACCCGCGCATCGTCGTCGTCGAGCCAACGGCTGATCAGCAGAATCCGCTCCCCACGCGGCGGCACGGTGCCGGCCGCATCCACGACCAGCGCACCCACCAACGGGCCCTCCCCTTTCTCTCCACTCGGCCAGTCATCCGGCACCGGTGCCGTCGGGTGTTGCACCGTGGGGCGGACCCGCGCCCAGTAGTAATAGGTTCCGGCGGTCGACGCTCGAAAGGCGACGGTCACGCGTGCGCCAGCCGCGATGGCAACCGAATCCATGCCGCGGCCGGCCGCGCGATCGTGCAAGCCGAAGACGACGAGCTGCACGCCAAGCGTGTTGTGCAGCGTCACCCGGATCGTGGTGCCGGCAGGGGCGCGCAGCAATGGCCCGGGTACCTTCGCCGGCTTCCCATCTTCGACGAACGCCAATGCACTGAGCTCGGCGCCGTTCGCCCCCTCGGGTCGCCAGCGAACCTCGCGGATGCTGAAGGACGCGTTGAGGGTGTCCGCGACGCGCGTCCCGGCGGGCCGGCGAAAGTCCTCCAGCTGCGCGAGGGGAAGCGCGGCGCGCAGGGGCCACGAAGTCGGTCGGCCCGATAACGCCAAGGCGGCGAGGGCGATCAAGAAAGGACGACGCATTTCCGGAGTATGCAGGTAGGCATTCCCGATGGCTACTCGGCGGCAAGCGCGCACACTGGCGACTTCGCGACCGCAGCCACCGTCGGTCCTATCGCCGCTTGCCGTAGAGCACGCGGAGCGTTCGGGCCATCATTGCCGGACCCACCGACGTATGCGACTCGCCCTGAAAAACCACGGTGTCCAGCACGAGCCCCTGATAGCCCCGGCTCCCAAGCACACCCGCGAACTTCGCCATGGGCGGTACCATCGATGCTCCCTCGTTTGCACCCACGGTAAGCAGTACACGCTTGGGCAGTGCGCGATGCGTCGCGGCGAAGGCGCTCTCCGTGGCGAACATCTCACTTCCCTTCCACCACAGCGATGGGCTGTTGACGCCGTACCGTTGGAAGAGATCCGGGGCAGCGAAAAGTGCATAGGCCGTGAACAACCCGCCGAGCGAGTGCCCCGACAACCCACGGTCGCCGGTTGTGCGGTATGCCGTGTCGATGAATGGGATCAGGTCGTTCCGCAGCGCCTGCAAAAAATCGCGCCCACCACCGGATCGGACGGTCTCCACCGCGAGTTTGTACTGCGTTGCAAATGTCGAGTCGGTCGCGGTATCACGCGAAGGCGTGTAGTCGCGCCAGCGATCGATGAACCACGACGTGAACGAGTACTCGCGCGCCGCGACCCCCACGATGATCACGTCCTCGAGCTCGCGAAAGAGCCCCATATACTCGCGCGCGGAGACCGCCGCTGGAAACGAAAAATGGCCATCGAGCAGATACAGCACGGGATAGCGTGTGGTATCTCCTCTCACGTAGCCAACCGGCGGAGCCACGTACAGCCGGTACTCGCGCCCGTTTGCCGTCGCCTTGAGGTCGTACTGCTGTGTGCCGGCCAGCGTAACGGGAGGCGCACCCTGTGCGTTGACCGGCGCGATCAGGACGAACGACAGGATGCACGACGCGAGCTGACGGAGCATGGATGTCCTCTAATGTGAAAGCCGCGCAGATCTGCACGTAGAGAAATACGTCACGCCCGGCGGGAAGGCGAGGCCGTGCGGAGTTGCGCGAAGATCTTCAAACGCCATCGGGAACTGTCCGCCGAAGCCGGCGCGGGCAGGGCGTGTGCAGCGTGCCCCGACGATAGGGCGGAGGCCACCACGCGAGCGATGACGCCACAAGCAGCGCGAGTGCAGCCGCGGTGAAGTTTGGTCGTGTCGTTGGATCAATGTACCGGCTGAGAAGAGTCACGCGGAGCCATTCCTGAGTACGTTGCCGCATACCCATCGACGGGAACGGGAAGGGACCTAGTGCAGCCCGATGCCGAGTCCGAACGCGAACGTGCCACTGGCGTTATTGGGTAATGCCGGCACGAAGGCGCCACGGATCGACGCCACCACGTTGGCAGGCCCTCCCAGAATGAAATCGACGCGGCCGGTCACGCCACCCATCGATGACCACGAGTACGGTGACGTGGTCCGTCGATAGACACTGACGAAACTCGGTCCCCCTGACGCACGCATCGACAACGCGCGATGCAGATGCCAGTCGCGGCCGATCAGCGCCGTCCACGACGTCACGAACGGCAACGCGACCAGACAGCGGCTTGGGAGCGAACCCGGATCGATCACGATGCAGTCGTCGGTGTTCTGAAGCCCGGACTGCGCAGACCACGACGCGCCCAATCGCAGGTGTCTGCCGACCGGCGCACTGAACATGGCGTCCAGCGCGCCACCAAGACTCGAGCGATACGTTCTGCTCGCTCCCCCCACCATTCCCGCTGCGCCGATCGACAGATCCAAAGATCGCGCTCGCGCGGGCTGTGCGGCGGCGGTTCCTGACGCCAAGCCCAGTAGCATTGCGGTACGCAGAAGCAAGGAACGCATGATCACATCTCCGGTTTGCGTCAACAGCGAAGATCAGCGGCGCGCTCCACGCGTCGCCTTGCGTCAAGGAACCGTTGCGCTCGACCCGAGTACCACCCGCCGTCCCGCGCTTCGTCGACCATGCCACAATGCCTGCCGAATGTACACCGACCGACCGTCGCTGATCGACCTCGGACTACTTCCCGATGCTGCGGGCGCGTGGCCACTCGGGGCCTGGCTCGATCACACGCACGCGCGCTCCGCACACGAGGCGCTGAAGCGGTTGCTGGCCGCGCCGCCCGCCAATCTGGAGGCGCTGCACCGACGGCAGGCGCTGCTTCCCCAGCTCGCGTCGATCGTCGACGCGGTACCCTGGCGCGATCTCCACGCGCTGTCCGCAGAGGTCCACGGGTTTCTGCACTCCAACTACGTCCTCGTGCCCGACGCCGTGCTTCCACGGACCCTGTTCGCGGCGAGCTTTCGCGAGATCGTTACGCACGTGGCGGCGCGCGTGCGGTCGGTAGACGCGCTGCTGACGCGCTTTGACGCCGTCTACGATCGGATTGCCGCCCTCCCGGAGGATCATACCTTCGCCGAGATCGTCAAGGCCTTTCGGCGCAGCGTGCACGACCACCGGCGCGAGCGCATCCGCGCGACCGTCGGCCGCGGGAAAACATTGGCCATCGCCGGGTTGGATCGGCTGGTGCGTGGGGGCACGCCGACGGACGCGCAGGCGGAAGAACCACCGCACGCACCGCCGCTGCGGGACGTCCTGGACGCCCTCGTGCGCGCGATTGCGGAGCTCGACGCGTTCTGTTCGCTGGCGACCGCATCCACGGCGGTCGCGGGTGTCGTACCGCAGCTGGCCGCGCGCGGAGGTATTGGCCTCGTACTTTCCGGCGTCCGGCATCCCGCGCTCTCGGCCAGCATGCCCAACGACGTCGTGCTCGCCGAGTCCGAACGCGTGCTGCTGCTGACCGGTCCCAACATGGCGGGCAAGAGCACCTTGCTGCGGGCGGTCGGCATCACCGTGTACTGCGCGCATCTCGGCATGGCCGTCGCGGCGCGCGCCGCCCAGATTCCGTGGCATGACCGACTGGTGGTGTCGCTCACGGTGCGCGATAACCTGTCACGGGGTGAGAGTCTCTATCTCGCCGAAGTGCGTCGGGTGCGGGCCGTCGTCGAGGCGGTAGATCGCGGCGAGGCCGTACTGGCGATCTGTGACGAAGTCTTTCGCGGCACCAACATCAAAGACGCCACGCAGGCGTCGGCGCTCTTGGTCGACGGGCTCGCGTGCGCCCCGCACGGGACGTTTGTCATCGCGTCCCATCTGGCGGAGGTGGCGGAGGCGCGGACCGGACAGCGCGGCATCGCGTGCTGGTGCATGGAGGTCGAGCAGCAGAGCGACGCGTGGCGCTTCACGTATCGCGCGCGCCGCGGCGTGTCCGACGTCCATCTCGGCATGGTCCTCCTCGACGCCGAAGGCGTTGGCCCGGTGCTGCGGCGTATGGCCGCGCGAACGCCTGCGGAGCGCTACGAGCTGCCCTCGGCGCCGGCTTCCTGCAACAGCTCATGCGCCGCAGCGCTGGGTCGGCGTGCCGATCGCCGTACACTTCCCATGATAGCCCAGCGAGCGCACGATCGTGTGTACGGCACCACGCGAGCATCGCGGCATGCGCGCCTGCACAGAAATCGACGGTGGTCTGCTCATCGATCGCGTCACGAGAGAGGAAGATGTTCTGTCCGAGGAGGACCACCGTGCCCTCGCGCGCCGCCAGCTTCTAAAACGGCATCGCACTCACATGGCCCGCCACGACGCGCCATTGCTCGCCGCGGCGCGCCCAGACGCGAGTATAGCGATAGACACCGGAGACGGGTTGTCCGTGGACGAGGACCTCGAGGTGCGCTTGGAGGGCGACGACCAAGACATCGGGCGCGATGAGACGCCACTGCAGATCGGTCGGCTCGTGCGAGGTAAAGCGTACGGCCCCGCTCCGATGGAGCGCGAGGTCGTCTGCTTTCGACGCCAACACGCCGTCCGGTCCGACAAAGAGCAAGTCCTCGTCGATGAGGCGCTCGAGCGAATCGACATCTCCGTCGAGTTGCGCCTGCCGTAATGACGCTTCCAACGTTTCGACCAATGCTTGTTGCATGACGATTGCGATGAATTGAACCGACGATAGGTGTGGCGCGCGGCCACAGCGCAGCAACCACGTTGGTCGCCAACGTCACACACTCTAGCTTGCGGACTGCACGCGCGCGATCCAGCTAGCTCTGTCGACGAGCGATACGGTCACAGAGTGGAAGCCAACGATCCTTAGGGCGCCACTCCCAGGTGATCGTTTGGGTCCATCCGTCTTCACTGAACTCAATGCGTGCGCGCTCCCTGTCACCGCTCACACTCCACAGGCGTCCATCGACGTCCATTTCGTAGTGACGGTAGAATCCGTGATTGTCGAAGGTGCGCGCGAAATGACGTCACGTGCCGGTGTGCGTGCTAACCCACGGTTCAGCGACGCTTCTCGGATCGCCGACGGGCTGATTCGAACTACCGAACGACTCGCCGTCGGTCTTCCAGTGGCCCAGGAACACGGCGAGCGCTTGATGCTTCTCGCCGCGCACGGGTGCGACTTCAGTATCGCGCGGGGTCACTTGACGTCTCCGTTGAATCGTTGTTGACGGTCGCGTATCCACCGTTCTGATGATTGTGCAGTAGTTCTGGTCAGGGCGCCAGCTCGATGCGGCCTCGGTGGCAAACACCGTGCGTTCGCTGGAGCGGCGTGTCTGATCATCCGTCGTGAGAGCCCGAATGACCACAACGACGGACGCGGCTGTGGCCTCTTGCGCGGTTGGCGGGGCAAATGTTTATCGGCGTCGATATGGCGATAGCCGGGCTGGTGATCCGCGTGCTGTCGAGTATAGAGCGATTCACGGTTGAGAACGATGAAGGGAGCGTGCGGACGTTGGTGCAGCGCGCCGCCTCGAGCAGTCCGCAGTTGATCATGCTGGAGGCGACCGGCAGATACGAGCTGCTTGCCGTCGCAATCGTGTGGGACAGGTGTTCAGCACCGAGCGAGGCGAGCTTCGGAAGATGCCCGTCTGCAGCAAGCATCGCTCGGAAAGCGCCACACGCATGTTGCTTCGAAGCGGCCTCGTGCGCAGCCGAACGGTAGCGGGCCGCGCCGTGCCCCGAACGGCCAACCGCAACGCGTCGTCCTGCAACCCCGCCTTCGCTGATCCGTGCAGGTAAAAGCGTGAGCCATTTCACGAAGCCGCCCTGCTGAGCGCCCCGTTGGCCCTTCGCTTGCAAGGGAGGATGCCAAACGGTTCACACTTTCTGGGAGAAACATATGAAGACTTCATTTGCGAGCGGGATACTTGGTATCGCGACCGCCGCTGTCCTCGCTGGTTGCGGCGTCAAGACCACCACGACCAGCGTGGTTCCATCAGGAGCAACGCGGACTGCCACCTGCGAGGCCGTCGTGAAGACATACGATAGCCGCGCCGAGATTCCATCGGATTACTACGAACTGGCGTTCATTCAAGCCGAAGCCAACTCGGTGTATACGTCCGACCGGAAGATCGAGGCGACCATCATCAAGCGCGCGGCAGAAGCTGGCGCCACAGCGATCATCGCGAATCCGGTCACCGAGTCCAAGGTAGGCGTGAAGGTGCTCGGTGAGGCACTCGGCACCGGCAGCGCAAGCTCCAAGGCATCCGCGCTCGCAATCTACTTGCCGGCCGATGCGCCGCGCGTCACGCAGATGTGCGGTAGGTAGCTCGTAGCCGTGAGCGCGACAGGGTCGCCCATGGCGCGCTCACGGGAGAAGGTCTACCGAAACAGTAACACCGACAACGGGTTGCGTTACGCTGAGGCATACCGAACGCATCATCGCCTGCTTCACTGTCGGTCGATCCGGTAGCGCACCACGACCGGTACGTCATCGCCGTCGAGCTGAATGTCGTACAGATGCTGTCGAGCAATGAACAGTCGGTCGCCGAGCGGGCGCGGCACGCGCACGGAGGCGATGTGCGTTCCACTCGCGTCGAACACACCGATGGGCGCCGGCGTGGTATGCGAATTTCGGCGCACCCATACGCGCCCGTCATCGTCGACGTCAATCTGCCGGAGCGCCGGGTATGTGATGGGAATGCGGTGTTCACCGTCATCGACCAACGTACCTTCTGCGCTGGCGAAGGTACAATAGCGGCGTACCATACTGTCGCGCAGTGCAGGTGGCACCGTTATTCGCGGCACGATGCAGGACACTACCGTGCGCAGGGGCTGACCGAGTGACGCCTGGAACAACT includes:
- a CDS encoding multicopper oxidase domain-containing protein, whose protein sequence is MRRPFLIALAALALSGRPTSWPLRAALPLAQLEDFRRPAGTRVADTLNASFSIREVRWRPEGANGAELSALAFVEDGKPAKVPGPLLRAPAGTTIRVTLHNTLGVQLVVFGLHDRAAGRGMDSVAIAAGARVTVAFRASTAGTYYYWARVRPTVQHPTAPVPDDWPSGEKGEGPLVGALVVDAAGTVPPRGERILLISRWLDDDDARVHHDPAFRMMINGASWPHTERLGYVVGDTVRWRIINANAAAHPLHLHGFYFTVTARGDGRLDTLYAEGQQRRVVTELLPLNGTMAMTWVPERPGNWLFHCHLVRHMALVQSIAPRIPLRGGSAGSAHTASSVHHPEENMAGLVMGVQVTPRAGATAARALALASGRNPGAPAVRSLRVVATQRANVFGSSPGHSFVWQRGGVAPARDSMQFPGSTLVLHRGEPTAITVVNGLSSPLAVHWHGMEIESWFDGVGGWSGAGRSVRPPIAPGDSFVVRLTAARAGTFIYHTHDEAGSELSTGLYGALIVEEP
- a CDS encoding alpha/beta hydrolase-fold protein; the protein is MLRQLASCILSFVLIAPVNAQGAPPVTLAGTQQYDLKATANGREYRLYVAPPVGYVRGDTTRYPVLYLLDGHFSFPAAVSAREYMGLFRELEDVIIVGVAAREYSFTSWFIDRWRDYTPSRDTATDSTFATQYKLAVETVRSGGGRDFLQALRNDLIPFIDTAYRTTGDRGLSGHSLGGLFTAYALFAAPDLFQRYGVNSPSLWWKGSEMFATESAFAATHRALPKRVLLTVGANEGASMVPPMAKFAGVLGSRGYQGLVLDTVVFQGESHTSVGPAMMARTLRVLYGKRR